In a single window of the Melanotaenia boesemani isolate fMelBoe1 chromosome 22, fMelBoe1.pri, whole genome shotgun sequence genome:
- the LOC121633452 gene encoding uncharacterized protein LOC121633452, which produces MAKKMVKITVKTSKKKDGARAWDKAHYCVYCKKAQLKIARHLERKHSEERDVAIAFSFPVGSKKRKKLLEGLRNKGDWQHNASVLKEGNGEIVTWRQPPGKADIESYLPCQHCYAMFKRTELWRHNKSCRGRAEDSQNGKRARIQKSSSSLIPVRESSSGVQEIIHSMQQDCVTCHIRNDEMICAYGDALFAKKGREQSQHRYIAQKLRELGRFMLAAKDIDKHVASLKDICDPANFNLAIKAARHLSNYDVNKNEYGKPSTAVKIGFSLKGATETWIGHCLMTCDGKAEKKAKKFKELLDTSWSTYVSTNAHSTIEQRKWGKEDSVPLTEDIVTLQNYLRKAENEAMAELRERVSTTAYKKLSESLLAQIIVFNKKREGEASRLTLETYLNTNTGQMNKDIYETLSPVEKQLSQRLTHLVTRGKRGRKVPILLLERTKASLDFLIKKRREVGILEENPFLFARLGTTTNLRGCDCLRRFAEESKAKNPELLRSTKLRKQVATLCQLLNLDSQELEQVARFMGHDIRVHCDYYRQTDKTFQVAKIGKLLFAMEHGAESLKGRTLQTLDSVISDKGHAATPIKGLNSVNERRTSDAGRQQEAHDDGEVPHSAAARSPVKRLWQTARRRHYEDGCGADEDDGINNTIQGFENADAMSLRWRGETDC; this is translated from the exons atggcaaaaaaaatggTGAAGATTACtgttaaaacaagcaaaaaaaaggaTGGTGCCAGGGCTTGGGACAAAGCTCATTACTGTGTGTACTGTAAAAAGGCTCAATTGAAAATAGCCAGACATCTAGAAAGAAAACATAGTGAGGAACGCGATGTCGCCATTGCTTTTAGTTTCCCAGTTGGCtccaaaaaaaggaagaaattgtTGGAAGGCCTTCGTAATAAAGGCGACTGGCAACATAATGCCAGTGTCttaaaagaaggaaatggtGAGATTGTAACATGGAGACAGCCCCCTGGGAAAGCAGACATAGAGAGCTACCTACCATGTCAACACTGTTACGCGATGTTCAAGAGAACTGAACTGTGGAGACACAATAAATCGTGCAGAGGACGGGCAGAGGATAGTCAGAACGGCAAAAGAGCCAGAATACAAAAATCTTCCTCGTCCCTTATTCCAGTCAGAGAATCATCTAGTGGAGTACAAGAGATCATTCATTCCATGCAACAGGATTGTGTAACTTGTCATATCAGGAATGATGAGATGATTTGTGCATATGGAGATGCATTATTTGCTAAAAAGGGCAGAGAACAATCTCAGCACAGATATATTGCACAAAAACTAAGAGAATTGGGACGTTTTATGTTGGCTGCCAAAGACATTGACAAGCATGTCGCAAGTCTTAAAGACATTTGTGATCCAGCCAATTTTAATCTGGCAATTAAAGCAGCCAGGCATTTGTCAAACTATGATGTAAACAAGAATGAATATGGAAAGCCATCTACAGCTGTTAAAATTGGCTTTTCACTCAAAGGAGCAACTGAAACCTGGATAGGCCACTGCTTGATGACGTGTGATGGTAAAGCTGAGAAGAAGGCAAAAAAGTTCAAGGAACTGCTGGATACCTCCTGGTCCACTTACGTGTCGACTAATGCTCACAGCACAATTGAGCAACGCAAGTGGGGCAAAGAAGACAGTGTACCTCTGACAGAGGACATAGTCACCCTCCAGAACTACCTGAGGAAAGCTGAGAACGAGGCAATGGCAGAGTTAAGAGAGCGTGTGAGTACTACAGCGTACAAAAAATTAAGTGAGAGCCTTCTTGCACAAATAATCGTTTTCAATAAGAAACGGGAAGGAGAGGCATCACGTTTAACCCTTGAGACCTATCTTAACACAAACACTGGCCAAATGAACAAAGACATATATGAGACCTTATCTCCCGTGGAAAAACAATTGAGCCAGAGACTGACACATTTGGTGACACGTgggaagagagggagaaaggTTCCCATCCTACTTCTGGAGCGCACCAAAGCTTCTCTTGACTTCCTCATTAAAAAACGGAGGGAAGTTGGCATACTTGAGGAGAACCCGTTTCTGTTTGCAAGGCTTGGCACAACTACCAATCTTCGTGGGTGTGACTGCCTCAGAAGATTTGCAGAAGAGAGCAAGGCCAAAAACCCAGAACTGCTGAGATCAACAAAATTAAGGAAGCAAGTTGCTACCCTATGTCAGCTTCTCAACCTCGACAGCCAGGAACTCGAGCAAGTTGCTCGATTCATGGGACATGATATCAGGGTCCACTGCGACTATTATCGTCAGACAGATAAAACATTCCAAGTGGCCAAGATTGGCAAACTTCTGTTTGCGATGGAACATGGAGCAGAGTCCCTGAAAGGGAGGACTCTACAAACACTGGACTCTGTTATCAGtg ACAAAGGACATGCAGCCACCCCAATCAAAGGTCTGAACAGTGTCAATGAGAGAAGGACGTCGGATGCAGGAAGACAACAGGAAGCTCATGATG ATGGAGAGGTGCCACATTCAGCTGCAGCAAGGTCACCTGTAAAGAGACTATGGCAGACTGCAAGAAGAAGACATTATGAAGATGGTTGTGGTGCTGATGAGGATGATGGGATTAATAACACCATTCAAGGATTTGAAAATGCAG ATGCCATGTCTCTCAGATGGAGAGGAGAGACAGACTGCTGA